From Jeotgalibaca dankookensis, one genomic window encodes:
- a CDS encoding DNA cytosine methyltransferase, with the protein MTRGGARPGSGRTSIPGKELKIKLSDEVCEQLELNFTGKTVQDRIRDCLEYGIKAKDNDTSNISSKQYSVVDLFSGAGGLSRGFMDAGFNVVLGVDYDDAALKTFKKNHGNADAIKLDLFNHKNIDKIVEYLETRNIFADVLIGGPPCQGFSLAGKREEFDKRNVLYSAMVKTAKKIRPKVVVLENVPGMLTLYNGAGAKRVKEDFEEIGYHFEDPKILYAPNYGVPQIRKRVFFVMTLKEEISNIFIYPKPELTEDDYITTEQAIGDLPSLEGVKKFNLDQIMNYPNNSYTTYQKYMRKNSKKIHNHIATNHADETIRLISMIPEGNNYKALPKIELDKRKFKYNEALTRYHSGKPSRTIDTGHRTHFHYKWNRIPTVRENARLQSFPDDFIFYGNKQEQYRQVGNAVPPLLGKAVAIKVMELLDNEEN; encoded by the coding sequence ATGACAAGAGGCGGAGCTAGACCAGGTTCTGGAAGAACAAGTATACCAGGTAAAGAGCTTAAAATAAAACTATCAGATGAAGTTTGTGAACAATTAGAACTAAATTTTACTGGTAAAACCGTTCAAGATAGAATTAGAGACTGCCTAGAATATGGCATTAAGGCTAAAGATAATGATACCTCAAATATATCTAGTAAACAATACAGTGTTGTTGATTTGTTTTCAGGAGCTGGGGGACTATCACGAGGATTTATGGATGCAGGATTTAATGTGGTTCTAGGCGTTGATTACGATGATGCTGCGTTAAAAACTTTTAAAAAAAATCATGGGAATGCTGATGCAATAAAATTAGACTTGTTTAATCATAAAAATATAGACAAAATTGTTGAATATCTTGAAACTAGAAATATTTTTGCCGATGTTTTAATAGGTGGACCACCTTGTCAAGGTTTTAGTTTAGCTGGTAAAAGAGAAGAATTCGATAAAAGAAATGTTTTGTATAGCGCAATGGTAAAGACTGCTAAAAAAATACGGCCAAAGGTAGTAGTTTTAGAAAATGTACCTGGGATGTTAACTTTATATAATGGTGCAGGAGCTAAGAGAGTTAAAGAAGATTTTGAAGAAATTGGATATCATTTTGAAGACCCAAAAATATTGTATGCACCTAACTATGGAGTGCCTCAAATTCGAAAAAGAGTATTTTTTGTAATGACTCTAAAAGAAGAGATAAGCAATATATTTATATATCCTAAACCTGAACTTACAGAAGATGATTATATAACTACAGAACAAGCTATAGGTGATTTACCATCCTTAGAGGGAGTTAAAAAATTTAATTTAGATCAAATAATGAATTATCCCAATAATAGTTACACAACATATCAAAAGTATATGAGGAAAAATTCAAAGAAAATTCATAATCATATTGCAACAAATCATGCAGATGAAACAATAAGATTAATTTCTATGATACCTGAAGGTAATAATTACAAAGCACTACCTAAAATAGAGTTAGACAAAAGGAAATTTAAATATAATGAAGCTTTGACTAGATATCATAGTGGCAAACCTTCCCGAACGATAGATACTGGACATAGAACACATTTTCATTATAAATGGAATAGAATTCCAACCGTTAGAGAAAATGCTAGATTACAATCGTTTCCAGACGACTTTATATTTTATGGAAATAAACAAGAACAATATCGTCAAGTCGGGAATGCAGTTCCGCCTTTACTAGGAAAAGCAGTAGCTATAAAAGTAATGGAGTTGCTAGATAA
- a CDS encoding YczE/YyaS/YitT family protein, translating into MNKNNRFRILMTLLGCIAIGIGIGTLRMADLGTDPFTTLLLGVSYFSNIAFGHVSLVVNAIGILIMVLFGRKFIGIGTFFNMILVGYIADFTFNGLASLIQQPSFMMRLLIGLIGLLIVIVGASLYIATQRGVAPYDALPLIIEERSKGTISFRNIRVFSDVTSVILGYLLSATVGIMTVIASFLVGPLIQYLRRVFTDFLLKIESNTSHS; encoded by the coding sequence TTGAATAAAAATAATCGTTTTCGTATTCTGATGACCCTACTAGGATGTATCGCGATTGGAATAGGAATTGGAACTTTACGTATGGCAGATCTTGGAACCGATCCTTTCACAACTTTATTATTAGGAGTCAGTTATTTCTCCAATATTGCGTTTGGTCATGTTTCGTTAGTGGTCAATGCGATTGGAATCTTAATTATGGTTCTATTTGGCCGCAAGTTTATTGGTATTGGAACTTTTTTCAATATGATTTTGGTTGGCTATATAGCAGATTTTACCTTTAATGGACTAGCTTCTCTCATCCAGCAGCCTTCATTTATGATGCGCTTATTGATTGGTTTGATTGGGTTACTCATTGTTATCGTAGGCGCTTCTTTATATATTGCCACACAACGCGGCGTTGCGCCTTACGACGCCTTACCGCTTATCATTGAAGAGCGTAGTAAGGGAACCATCTCTTTCCGCAACATTCGGGTCTTTTCTGATGTCACGAGTGTGATATTGGGCTATTTACTTAGCGCAACGGTTGGCATTATGACGGTGATTGCAAGTTTTCTAGTTGGTCCACTCATTCAATATTTACGTCGAGTGTTCACAGATTTTTTATTAAAAATAGAATCAAACACATCACATTCATAA
- the helD gene encoding RNA polymerase recycling motor HelD has protein sequence MNNKTIQEEQARMDKVIAIITAEADQLKSEYTTKLEIQKQLLKQSSEIRINNSSSEAMWETSGELREFEQNLTIKSSELIQVQNRRTVLEKMQEDPYFGRIDYQNLAYSEEEQIYVGIGSLFEDNENYIVDWRAPISALYYEGNVGDTVKLRIGDRFQAFEVDLKRQFRVQAGKIVGMIDTDNVMGDPYLMEVLEAGSSSLMGPVVATLQKEQNRIVRDTQSRNVLIQGVAGSGKTVVMMQKIAYLLYAFRAHLKTDEILLFSPNRIFQAYISQVLPSLGEWDVEGNTFPQFIQQRVTNFKMIPNEVGENTAIQNVKGSSAFYGALERYSQLLKNKYLLFRNIMREDDVLISKEEIQEIYSSIDSKGTLAAKLEILRARLLQRLDELRVSSLDADWVDDALQHYDTDSLHRFESQSHNIVKMESYMRQQIVSDAFKPIEHRVNSQAHIRYRAQYLHFLKSIPNLMNLESFHVSTEEWSDHIGDVREEMRKNRFYYYDMTTYYALLLQMKGMMTQKSYQYICIDEVQDFTPFQMRLLKKLYPRARYVMAGDLNQNIWQNRLDYDVLKNIFEEEEIKRHLLLTSYRSTKEVMAFADQFAILDDQETKPIRSREKPEVLFRESQTFTKDLKERLDERVARGERIAFLTPTSAGIDKVVSFLDEWGVDYQTIYTDDTIMNKQIVAMPIGLAKGLEFDVVVGVGTDEIIASIAGSNNQQIWYTIFSRAMHQLYLITSNKDSKLLQGIDPETYKIVE, from the coding sequence ATGAATAATAAAACAATTCAAGAAGAACAAGCGCGTATGGATAAGGTGATTGCTATTATCACAGCAGAAGCAGATCAATTAAAATCCGAATATACGACAAAGCTTGAAATCCAAAAGCAATTATTAAAACAATCCTCTGAAATTCGAATCAATAATAGTTCCAGTGAAGCCATGTGGGAAACTTCCGGCGAATTAAGAGAGTTTGAACAAAACTTAACCATAAAAAGTAGCGAACTGATTCAAGTTCAAAATAGAAGAACGGTTTTGGAAAAAATGCAAGAAGATCCTTATTTTGGACGGATTGATTACCAAAATCTTGCTTATTCAGAAGAAGAACAAATTTATGTGGGAATCGGCTCACTCTTTGAAGACAATGAGAATTATATTGTAGACTGGCGCGCGCCTATTTCTGCACTTTATTACGAAGGAAATGTGGGCGATACCGTCAAACTACGTATCGGCGACCGTTTCCAAGCTTTTGAAGTAGATTTAAAAAGACAGTTTCGTGTTCAAGCAGGTAAAATCGTTGGTATGATTGATACGGATAACGTTATGGGTGATCCTTATCTTATGGAAGTATTAGAAGCAGGATCATCGAGTTTAATGGGACCCGTTGTGGCAACCTTACAAAAAGAACAAAATCGTATCGTCCGTGATACCCAATCACGCAATGTTTTAATACAAGGTGTGGCTGGTTCAGGAAAGACCGTTGTGATGATGCAGAAGATTGCCTATCTTCTATATGCGTTTCGGGCCCATCTTAAAACAGATGAAATTTTACTCTTTTCGCCTAACCGTATTTTCCAAGCTTACATCTCGCAAGTTTTGCCTTCACTTGGCGAATGGGATGTGGAAGGTAATACTTTTCCACAATTTATTCAACAACGTGTCACTAACTTCAAAATGATTCCTAATGAAGTAGGTGAAAACACGGCGATTCAAAACGTTAAAGGAAGCAGTGCCTTTTATGGTGCTCTAGAACGATACAGTCAACTTCTTAAAAATAAATATTTGTTATTCCGAAATATTATGCGTGAAGATGATGTCTTGATTTCCAAAGAAGAAATTCAAGAAATTTATAGTTCTATTGATAGTAAAGGAACCTTGGCTGCTAAGTTAGAAATTTTGCGTGCTAGATTGCTCCAACGCTTAGATGAATTAAGAGTAAGTAGTTTGGATGCCGATTGGGTGGATGATGCTCTTCAACACTACGATACCGATAGCTTGCATCGTTTCGAAAGCCAATCCCATAATATTGTTAAAATGGAAAGCTATATGCGCCAACAAATTGTCAGCGACGCCTTTAAACCGATTGAGCACCGTGTAAATAGTCAAGCCCATATACGTTATCGTGCGCAGTACTTGCACTTTTTAAAATCAATTCCTAACTTAATGAATTTAGAAAGCTTTCATGTTTCCACTGAGGAATGGTCTGATCATATTGGCGATGTACGTGAAGAAATGCGCAAGAACCGATTTTATTACTATGATATGACGACTTATTACGCACTTTTACTACAAATGAAGGGGATGATGACTCAAAAGTCATACCAATACATTTGTATTGATGAAGTTCAAGACTTTACTCCCTTTCAAATGCGTTTACTTAAGAAATTATATCCACGTGCACGTTATGTGATGGCGGGGGATTTAAATCAAAATATCTGGCAGAACCGTTTGGATTATGACGTATTAAAAAATATTTTCGAAGAAGAAGAAATAAAACGTCACCTCCTCTTAACCAGTTACCGTTCAACAAAAGAAGTCATGGCTTTTGCGGACCAGTTTGCCATCTTGGACGATCAAGAAACCAAACCTATCCGTTCGCGTGAAAAACCAGAAGTTCTCTTTCGTGAAAGTCAAACTTTTACAAAAGATTTAAAAGAACGACTAGATGAACGTGTAGCTAGAGGTGAGCGGATTGCTTTCTTGACGCCAACTAGTGCAGGAATTGATAAGGTCGTCAGCTTTTTAGATGAGTGGGGTGTGGATTACCAAACCATTTACACCGATGACACCATCATGAATAAACAAATTGTTGCCATGCCTATTGGCTTAGCAAAAGGTTTGGAGTTTGACGTTGTCGTTGGAGTAGGAACAGATGAGATTATTGCATCGATTGCTGGAAGTAATAACCAACAAATTTGGTATACAATTTTTAGCCGAGCTATGCACCAACTGTATCTGATTACTTCAAACAAAGACTCAAAACTACTACAAGGGATTGACCCTGAAACTTACAAAATAGTTGAATAA
- a CDS encoding SDR family NAD(P)-dependent oxidoreductase: MKNEVAVITGASSGIGREIAKNLSKRGYNLVLVARREDRLEELAKEVDTHCQIITADLANLSEAHGLHETVQDQNVTVLVNCAGFGLLGDFATTELDREIDMINLNISALHILTKLFLQDFIEKDKGHILNVASIAGLLPAGPYMATYYATKAYVVSLTQAINQELKNRDSQVRASALCPGPVDTEFNEVAGASFALASITAEECARYGVRNLFNNKVLIIPGANLKVAAVIAKIAPRSLLVKIAGHQQKRKH, from the coding sequence ATGAAAAATGAAGTAGCAGTTATAACCGGAGCAAGTTCTGGAATTGGGCGAGAGATTGCCAAGAACCTCAGTAAGCGTGGTTACAATCTTGTTCTTGTAGCACGACGTGAGGACCGTTTAGAAGAGCTGGCAAAAGAAGTTGACACCCATTGCCAGATTATTACAGCTGACTTAGCCAACTTAAGTGAAGCGCATGGTTTGCACGAAACGGTTCAAGACCAAAACGTGACGGTACTAGTTAATTGTGCAGGATTTGGGCTTTTAGGTGATTTTGCAACCACAGAATTAGACCGTGAAATCGATATGATCAATCTTAATATTTCTGCTCTCCACATATTAACGAAACTCTTTTTACAGGACTTTATCGAAAAAGATAAAGGGCATATCCTAAACGTTGCTTCTATAGCAGGGCTTCTCCCAGCTGGTCCATATATGGCTACTTACTATGCAACAAAAGCCTATGTGGTCAGTTTGACGCAAGCAATTAATCAAGAATTAAAAAATCGAGATAGCCAAGTGCGAGCAAGTGCGCTTTGCCCGGGACCGGTTGATACCGAGTTTAATGAAGTAGCGGGCGCTTCCTTTGCTCTAGCAAGTATCACTGCTGAAGAGTGCGCGCGTTATGGTGTTCGTAATTTATTCAATAATAAAGTTTTAATTATTCCAGGAGCGAACTTAAAGGTTGCAGCTGTTATTGCTAAAATAGCACCAAGAAGCCTCCTTGTTAAAATTGCCGGTCATCAACAAAAAAGAAAACATTAG
- a CDS encoding DUF6320 domain-containing protein yields the protein MRECENCHVAVKGNREKCPLCQTPLDTTKPPVASSYPDVPLRFNKQRITKWLALLSLIIIFTTLGLGFIWRGNIQWIQAALFGIMSMWLVVLTIVRKRRNLAKSLLYLLIILSLLCVYLDYLIGWTGWSTTFAVPIFCSSAVIGMFVSSRLMRMKLADYILYLAAAAMLGLIPILFLIFSWVSTTIPSWISIGFSSLLLLLILFFNGSEIVRELQKRIFI from the coding sequence ATGCGGGAGTGTGAAAATTGCCATGTTGCTGTCAAAGGCAATCGGGAAAAATGTCCTTTGTGTCAGACACCGCTAGACACAACCAAACCCCCCGTTGCGAGTTCCTATCCAGATGTTCCCTTACGGTTTAATAAACAACGGATAACAAAATGGTTAGCCCTCTTATCTTTAATCATTATATTTACGACGCTCGGGTTAGGTTTCATTTGGCGGGGGAATATTCAATGGATTCAAGCAGCGTTATTTGGCATTATGTCCATGTGGCTGGTTGTTTTAACAATCGTCCGCAAGCGGCGTAATTTAGCAAAAAGTCTTTTATATTTACTCATCATTCTGTCACTTCTGTGTGTGTACCTTGACTATTTAATTGGTTGGACAGGGTGGTCAACAACCTTTGCAGTGCCGATTTTTTGCAGTTCAGCCGTCATTGGCATGTTTGTATCGAGTCGCTTAATGAGAATGAAATTAGCTGATTACATTCTCTATTTGGCTGCAGCAGCCATGCTAGGATTAATTCCCATTCTTTTTTTAATTTTTAGCTGGGTGAGTACAACTATTCCGAGTTGGATATCCATTGGTTTTAGTAGTCTCTTACTATTACTGATTTTATTCTTTAACGGTAGCGAAATAGTACGTGAGCTTCAAAAACGGATTTTTATATAG
- a CDS encoding alcohol acetyltransferase: MEKRKATNRKKWVRLDNASNIFLAAMTNRDSKVFRFSAELTDTVDSDLLQQALNEVYSQYLLYHSVLRRGIFWYYLEESDLKPVVQLDTNPSCQPLYHFDRRELLFRVVYWKKRISLEVFHVLSDGTGAMWFFQDLLKEYLLLKNPEINPEDLEVAEYNHDTSSEDSFARHFRVKDQKNFGQATQSALRSFSKVTVKAKELLYPTGDADEKKVYHYKGTYTPDNRPRIVEMEMPVKKILKRAKKEQVSLTIYLTALFMESVRKSAKDFHGNETMAVSVPVNLRQFYPSTSARNFFAVTRLEYTYQPGKKNSVSDICKELKEQLSPQLEKKHLEKILTRLIYFEYHPLARIIIRPLKDFGLKLINHSTNKNLTLAISNLGRVSFSKPIESFINQVYFHTIAVRPQFCAISHGDYFTISFTSPYIETDIFKEFARSLTEDGVPITVTVNKVTEEELGGGSHAGV, translated from the coding sequence ATGGAGAAGAGAAAGGCTACCAACCGTAAAAAATGGGTGCGGCTTGATAATGCATCCAACATCTTCCTTGCCGCAATGACTAATCGGGATAGCAAAGTCTTTCGATTCAGTGCGGAACTGACAGATACCGTTGATTCGGATCTATTGCAGCAAGCTTTAAATGAAGTTTATAGCCAATACTTGCTCTATCATAGTGTTTTGCGGCGCGGTATTTTTTGGTATTATTTAGAAGAAAGTGACTTAAAGCCGGTTGTTCAACTGGACACCAACCCATCTTGCCAGCCGCTTTATCATTTTGATCGACGTGAATTATTATTCCGAGTTGTCTATTGGAAGAAGCGGATCAGCTTAGAAGTCTTCCACGTTTTGTCTGATGGAACCGGAGCTATGTGGTTTTTCCAAGATTTGTTAAAAGAATACCTCTTGTTAAAAAATCCTGAAATAAATCCAGAAGATTTGGAAGTAGCCGAATATAATCATGACACCTCAAGTGAAGATAGTTTTGCGAGACATTTTCGGGTCAAAGATCAGAAAAATTTTGGGCAAGCGACCCAATCGGCCTTACGCAGTTTTAGTAAGGTCACGGTTAAAGCAAAAGAACTGCTTTATCCAACAGGAGACGCTGATGAAAAGAAGGTTTATCATTACAAAGGAACTTACACACCTGATAATCGTCCACGTATTGTCGAGATGGAAATGCCGGTTAAAAAGATACTAAAACGAGCTAAAAAGGAGCAAGTTTCCTTAACCATTTATTTAACTGCTTTGTTTATGGAGTCTGTCCGTAAAAGTGCCAAGGATTTTCACGGCAACGAGACAATGGCTGTTTCAGTCCCGGTCAATTTAAGGCAATTTTATCCTTCGACTTCCGCGCGAAATTTTTTCGCAGTAACACGCTTAGAGTATACCTATCAACCAGGCAAAAAAAATTCTGTGTCGGATATTTGTAAAGAATTGAAAGAGCAATTAAGTCCACAATTAGAAAAAAAACATTTAGAGAAAATTTTGACGCGATTAATTTATTTTGAATATCATCCACTCGCGCGTATTATTATTCGCCCCTTAAAAGATTTTGGGTTAAAATTAATTAATCATTCGACGAATAAAAATTTGACACTGGCAATATCAAATTTAGGCAGGGTGTCTTTTTCAAAACCAATTGAAAGTTTCATCAACCAAGTCTATTTCCATACGATTGCGGTTCGTCCGCAATTTTGTGCGATTAGTCATGGCGACTATTTTACCATTTCCTTTACGTCGCCTTATATTGAAACCGATATATTCAAAGAGTTCGCACGCTCTTTAACAGAAGATGGCGTACCAATCACAGTAACGGTTAACAAGGTTACGGAAGAGGAGTTAGGAGGGGGTTCTCATGCGGGAGTGTGA
- a CDS encoding alpha/beta hydrolase codes for MNNITKFILKLFSSPKIDMQENYLQVRRLQEFIQQPPKDSYRILDRQIYAEDMSHEIPVRIFQPKEKRSDEILLFFHGGGWVLGSIDTYTRDCIRMADKTGRAVLAVDYSKAPEHPFPAGFDDCFRVAEVLINRPELTGLHNAENLVLIGNSAGANLAAAVSLRLRDEGKQLPHKQILINPVTYWNHDERSPFQSVEENGYDYGLTNKKLREYMEMYAPDEKVRQSPYVSPIVADDLANQPATLIITSQFDPLRDEGEAYGQLLWQAGNEVRIFQAKNTIHNYLFGPISTDSDEKTYRLIEDYLENRLKGSDAYGEEKGYQP; via the coding sequence ATGAACAATATAACAAAATTTATACTCAAACTCTTTTCCTCACCGAAAATAGATATGCAGGAGAACTATTTACAAGTAAGGCGCCTGCAAGAGTTTATTCAACAGCCACCAAAAGATAGTTATCGAATCTTGGATCGCCAAATTTATGCAGAAGATATGAGTCATGAAATTCCAGTCCGGATTTTCCAGCCTAAAGAAAAACGTAGTGATGAAATCTTACTTTTCTTCCATGGCGGTGGTTGGGTACTGGGAAGTATTGATACATATACAAGGGACTGCATCCGAATGGCCGATAAGACAGGTCGGGCCGTTTTAGCAGTTGATTATTCCAAAGCACCAGAGCACCCATTTCCAGCTGGATTTGATGATTGTTTTCGTGTAGCGGAAGTACTCATTAATCGTCCCGAATTAACTGGGCTTCACAATGCAGAAAACCTCGTCTTAATTGGCAATTCAGCAGGCGCAAATTTAGCAGCGGCAGTTTCCTTACGATTAAGAGATGAAGGAAAGCAATTACCGCATAAGCAAATTCTGATTAACCCCGTTACTTATTGGAATCACGATGAACGTTCTCCTTTTCAAAGCGTTGAAGAAAATGGCTACGATTATGGACTGACTAATAAAAAATTACGCGAATATATGGAAATGTATGCCCCAGATGAAAAAGTACGGCAATCGCCTTATGTCTCTCCCATAGTGGCAGATGATTTAGCCAACCAACCAGCGACACTCATTATTACGTCCCAGTTTGATCCTTTAAGAGACGAGGGCGAAGCTTACGGGCAGCTACTATGGCAAGCAGGTAATGAAGTTCGAATTTTTCAGGCAAAGAATACCATCCATAACTATCTGTTTGGTCCTATTTCTACCGACTCAGATGAAAAAACCTACCGACTAATTGAAGATTATTTGGAAAACCGTTTAAAAGGAAGTGATGCATATGGAGAAGAGAAAGGCTACCAACCGTAA